A stretch of DNA from Dioscorea cayenensis subsp. rotundata cultivar TDr96_F1 chromosome 4, TDr96_F1_v2_PseudoChromosome.rev07_lg8_w22 25.fasta, whole genome shotgun sequence:
TCAAACTGTAAATATGCTTCAAATCCTTTTTCACAACTGTTCTGAATTCTGCTCCTCAggtatttttagaaaaagatCAAACttaattgaagttttaatttgagatttatttgtAATTCTGTTCTAATTTTTCTCCAGGGGAAGGAGGTTTTGTTCCAAAGAAAGCAGAGAAAAGGAATGTCTATTCCAATCCTGAAAAAGTTTCAGTAAAAACTGATGAAACAGGTAAAGTTtatgttattcaaaaacagtaatttttaatatttgtggcTTTATAATGATCCATTCAATTATGTAGTAGAAGTAAGCACTGAAGCAGTGAAGGTCTCTGAGAAGAAGCCAATCAGCAGAAATTCATCTACTTCATGTTCTGAAAGCAGCAAGGAACATTTTCAGAGTTTTTATGAACAGGAATTACTAGAGAGATGTAAGTTTATATAATTCTCATT
This window harbors:
- the LOC120258233 gene encoding uncharacterized protein LOC120258233 yields the protein MLQILFHNCSEFCSSGEGGFVPKKAEKRNVYSNPEKVSVKTDETVEVSTEAVKVSEKKPISRNSSTSCSESSKEHFQSFYEQELLERFGILRGNEDDLVETEKRKCTLSTLTPLI